CGCCCAGGTGTCGAGATCGAAGGAAGAGCCGGTGAAGCGGCCACGAAGGTAGTCGGTACGAATGGAAACGAAAGCGAACTACGCCATTGTCGGTTTCTTCACGGTGTTCGTGGTCGCGGCCGCATTCGGCTTCGTCTACTGGATGTCGCAGTATGGCCGAAGCGGCGAGATGATCGAGCTGGTGGTCAATATTCCGGGGTCGGCCAACGGCCTTTCGGTCGGCTCTCCGGTGCGCTTCAACGGCATTCCCGTCGGCACGGTTCGCAACCTCGCGATCGATGCCAACGACCCGCGCTATTCGATCGCGCTGACCGAGGTTTCGGTCGATGCGCCGGTGCTGAAGTCGACCAAGGCGACGCTCGAAGTGCAGGGCCTGACGGGCGCTGCCTATATCGAGCTTAGCGGCGGTCACAAGGGCGACGAGAACATCCTGAAGACCGCGATCGAAAAGGGCACCCAGGCCCGGATCCTTGCGGACCAGTCGAGCGTCACCAGCCTGCTCGCTACGGCCGACCAGATCATGGATCGCGCCAACAGCGCCATCACCGACATCCAGGGCTTCGTGACCGACGTGCGCGGTCCGCTCACCAAGACGATCGGCAATGCCGAGAAGTTTTCCGACGCGCTTGCGAACAATTCCGGCGCTATCGACGATTTCCTCAAAAGCGTGACGGAACTCTCCGGCTCTGTCAGCGCGGCATCCAAGAAGCTCGACTCGACCCTCGAAACGGCCGAGACGCTCGTGAAGTCGGTGGATCCCAAGAAGATCGACCGCATCGTCTCGAACGTCGAGCAGATCAGCAACGACCTGAAGCAGGCTTCGGGCGGCGTTTCCGAGACCATCGCGGCTTTCCGGCAGACCGTCGAAACCTACGAGCAGTTCGGAAAGAACGCTCAGAAGACGCTGGAGCGGGTCGATACGCTGGTCGCTTCGGTCGACAAGCAGAAGGTGGAACTCGTCGTCAACGACATCACCGCGGCGACCGCCGACGCCCGCAAGACGGTCGCCAACATCTCGCAGTTCGCCGCGAAGATCACGGCGCGCCAGCAGGACATCGACCGCACGATCACCGACGTTACGCAGCTTGCGAGCAAGCTGAACGCTTCGGCCAACCGCGTCGACAGCATTCTCGTCAAGGTCGACGGCTTCCTCGGCGACGCCGACGCGCCTTCGCTTTCGGCCGATGCTCGCGCGACGCTCGAGTCCTTCCGCAAGATGGCAGACAATCTGAACGCGCAGATCGGGCCGATCGCCGACAACCTTCGTCGCTTCTCGGGCTCGGGCCTGCGCGACGTCGAGGCGCTCGTCACCGACACGCGCCGCACGGTGCAGAGCCTGGAGAACACGATCTCCACGTTCGACAAGGATCCGCAGCGTCTTCTCTTTGGCGGCGAGACGGTAAAGCAATATGATGGCCGCACCCGACGCTGAGTCGGTGGGCACAGCCGGCGTGGGGCCGGGTGGTGTGTTTCGATCCGGAATGCGCCGAAGTTGTGTGGGACAAAGGTAACGGCAGTATGAGTTTTCCAGGGCTGGTGGGCGTGCGAGTGACGGGAGCGTGGCGCTCCGCCCTGATTTTCATGCTGGCAGCGGGCCTTGCCGGCTGCGGTACCAAAGCGGTCAATGACACCTACAGTCTTTCGGCAAGGCCGGCCGTCGAAGGTCGTGCAGCCACGGGCAAGCAGATCCTCGTGCCGGAGCCGACGGCTCTGAAGGCGCTCGACAGCGATCAGGTGGTCATCCGCCTATCCGGGGCCGAGCTGCAATATCTCGCCAAGGCGCAGTGGAGCGATCGCCTGCCGAAGCTGGTGCAGTCGAAGCTCGTCCAGGCCTTCGAGGACACGGGCAAGGTCGGCGGTGTCGGCAAGCCCGGCCAGGGCCTGGCAATCGATTACCAGGTCATCACCGAAATCCGCGCCTTCGAGATTTCGACCGAAGGCACCGACGTGGCCAATGTCGAAATCTTCGCCAAGATCCTGAACGACCGCAACGGCACAGTGCGGGCGGCGAAGGCGTTTCGCGCCACGGCCGCAGTCAAGGGCACGGGCAACACGGCCTTCATCAAGGCCATGGATCAGGCCTTCGCCAATGTTTCGGCAGAAATCGTCAGCTGGACGCTCGGCTCCATCTGAGGAACCGAGGACGCTTCTATCTTGCGGTGACCGTCTCGATCCGGTTGATCACTTCCGCGACGCCTTGCACCTGTTTTGCCGCCTCTTCGGCGCGGAAAACTTCGCCTTCGGTCGCCACGAAACCGGCAAGCACAATGGTGTTGCCTTTGGCGGTAACAGTGACATCGGCTGCATCGAGGCCGGGCGTGACCGCCAGGAGATGGGCGACGCGGCGCTCCAGTTCGGCCGGGTGATCGGCCACCTGCCGCTCCGGTTCATCGCCGTAAAATGTCCGTTTCTTGAAGATCATTGTTTTCACCTCGCTCGACGAAGGTGAAACGCCTGATAGCGGGCTTTGTTCGCCTGTTTCATTCGAAACAGCGGGGTGGGACTGATCCGTGCGATGGCTCGTTTCAGGCGACGGGCGGCTC
The nucleotide sequence above comes from Ensifer sp. PDNC004. Encoded proteins:
- a CDS encoding ABC-type transport auxiliary lipoprotein family protein gives rise to the protein MSFPGLVGVRVTGAWRSALIFMLAAGLAGCGTKAVNDTYSLSARPAVEGRAATGKQILVPEPTALKALDSDQVVIRLSGAELQYLAKAQWSDRLPKLVQSKLVQAFEDTGKVGGVGKPGQGLAIDYQVITEIRAFEISTEGTDVANVEIFAKILNDRNGTVRAAKAFRATAAVKGTGNTAFIKAMDQAFANVSAEIVSWTLGSI
- a CDS encoding BON domain-containing protein is translated as MIFKKRTFYGDEPERQVADHPAELERRVAHLLAVTPGLDAADVTVTAKGNTIVLAGFVATEGEVFRAEEAAKQVQGVAEVINRIETVTAR
- a CDS encoding MlaD family protein, with protein sequence METKANYAIVGFFTVFVVAAAFGFVYWMSQYGRSGEMIELVVNIPGSANGLSVGSPVRFNGIPVGTVRNLAIDANDPRYSIALTEVSVDAPVLKSTKATLEVQGLTGAAYIELSGGHKGDENILKTAIEKGTQARILADQSSVTSLLATADQIMDRANSAITDIQGFVTDVRGPLTKTIGNAEKFSDALANNSGAIDDFLKSVTELSGSVSAASKKLDSTLETAETLVKSVDPKKIDRIVSNVEQISNDLKQASGGVSETIAAFRQTVETYEQFGKNAQKTLERVDTLVASVDKQKVELVVNDITAATADARKTVANISQFAAKITARQQDIDRTITDVTQLASKLNASANRVDSILVKVDGFLGDADAPSLSADARATLESFRKMADNLNAQIGPIADNLRRFSGSGLRDVEALVTDTRRTVQSLENTISTFDKDPQRLLFGGETVKQYDGRTRR